The Pseudoxanthomonas sp. genome segment TGCATCGCGTGTTCGGCGTGGCCGAAGTGAAGCTGGAGTCGGCCGGCGGCGCCAAGCCAGAGGCGGAGATGCGCGTGCTCGGCCTGCGCGAGGCGCTGGCGCTGGAAGACCTGGTGCGGCACCGCTCGCACGACGCCGCCGCCCCGGTGGCGGGACAGGACAGGCCTGAGCGCGATGCCGGCACCACGCTGCTGTCGCTGTCGACGGGCGAAGTGCTGCGGCTGGGGCTGATCTCCAATCGCGGCATGATCGTCGTGGCCGCCGGCTTCGGCGCCGCCTGGCAGATCCTGCCCGAGAACATGATCGAGCAGTTCTTCCGCCAAGGGGCGAAGCAGGCGTACGGCTATGCGGAAGGCCTGCACCTGGGCTGGCTGGGTGGCGCCGCGGGGGGCATCGCGCTGGTCGGCATCGCACTGACGCTGGTGCGCCTGCTGTCCGTGGCGCTGGCGCTCTCGCAGTTCCACGGCTTCCGCCTGACCGAGGAGCCGCGCCGGCTGATGGTCGAGCGCGGCCTCTTCGCGCGGCTTCGCACCAGCGTCGCGCGCCGGCGCATCCAGGCGTGGACGCTGCACGAAGGCGTGCTGCACCGACTGTTCAAGCGCCGCTCGCTGCGCATCGACACGGCGGTGGCCGAGAAGTCGGGACAGCAGGATTCGCGCGCGCTGAAGGAGGTCGCCCCCGTGGCGACGCCGGAAGCCTGCGACACACTGATCGGCCACCTGCTGCCGCAGGTGCGGTGGCCGCGCGAGGACTGGCAGGGCGTGCATGCATCCGCGCGCTGGCGGCTGTGGTTGCCGTCGCTCGCCTGGCTGCTGCCGGTGACGGCGCTGGCGGCCTGGCATATCGGCGCCTGGGTCTGGCTGCCCGGCCTGGCGTGGATCATGGCGGCTGCGTACGCCGCGCGCCGGCAGGCGCAGCGCATGGGGTGGACGCTGGACGACCATCTGGTGGCGGTGCGCAGCGGCTGGTGGTCCCGCTACTGGCGCTTCGCGGAAATCGACAAACTGCAGGCGCTCCGCCTGTCGCGCTCGCCGCTGGACCATCGGCTGCGCACCGCGACGCTGTGGCTGGACACCGCCGGCGCCAGCGGCCTGTCCGCGCCGCTGGCGCTGCGCTTCGTCCCCGAGGCCGAAGCGGTGGCCGTCCACGAACGCCTGACCCACGCGCTGGCGCAACGCCGCCTGCGCTGGTGACCGGTGCCGACGCCGCCGCCTGCGCCATGACCGCTCCGCTTCCGCTCTCCGCCGTGATCATCACCAGGAACGAAGCCGACCGGCTGGGTCGTTGCCTGACGTCGGTGCAGGACGTGTGCCGCGAAATCCTGGTGCTGGACTGCGGTTCCGACGACGGCACCGTGGCCCTGGCGCGGTCGCATGGCGCGCGCGTCGAACACCAGGACTGGCTGGGCTTCGCCGGCCAGAAGAACGAAGCCATCCGCCGCGCCACGCAGCCGTGGCTGCTGCTGCTGGATGCGGACGAGTGGCTGGCCGAGGGCAGCGAAGCGCGGCTGCGCGCGCTGTTCGCCAGCGGCGAGGTCGAACAGGCCGACGTGTGGCGACTGAAGCGCTGCAACTGGTTCCTGGGCCGCATGCTCAGCGGATCCGAACGGACCGAGCGACTGGTCCGCCCCGACCATCGCTACCTGCCGATGCGCGTGCACGAAAAGCCCGATCTTGCCGGCAAGCGGGTCAAGGACTGCGACATCGTCATCGAGCACAACACCGCACGCACGCTGGACGCGCACCGTGCGAAGAATGCGCGCTACGCCCGCCTGTGGGCCGAGCAGCGGCACGCCGACGGCAAACGCTGCTCCGCGCTGAGTCCCTGGACGCACGCCGCCGCGTACTGGCTGAAGATGTACCTGCTGCGTGGCGCATGGCGCGACGGCCGCCAGGGCTGGTGGTTCCACGCCAGCCATGCGCGCGCCGTCATCGACAAATACCGCCACCTGCATGCCCTGGGGAAGACCCCGTGAGCGGCATGGCACGCCCGCTGATCGTCCGCTGCGGCGCATTGGGCGACATGGTGATGCTGACCCCGTTGATCCGCCTGCTGCACGCGCGCTATGGCCAGCGCGTGGACGTGCTGACCACGGGCGCATGGACGCCGCCGCTGTTGGCGCCGATGCCGGAAGTCGGGCACGTGCAGCTGGTCACCAGCCGCAACACGCCTTACCTGCTCTGCCCGAGCCAGTGGAAGGCCGTGCGCTGGCTGCGACAGCGCGGCCGGGGGCCGGTATACGTCTGCGATACGGACGCGCCCACGCTGCGGCTGCTGGATCGTGGCGACCTGCATCCGGACGACATCGTGCAGCGGCGCAAGGACGATGACGAGGAGAACGGCACCACCCGCCTGTGGCCGGACCGCTGGTTGCGCATCGGCATGCGCGACCCCCGCCATCCTTACCCGACCGCGCAGGTCGAGCCGTCGGCCTACCGCTTCCCGTGCCTGCGCGTCACCGACCAGGACCGCACCGACCTGGCGCACTGGCGCGCGCGGCATGGGCTCGAAGGGACCTGTGTCCTGTTCCAGCCCGGCAACAAGCGCACCCACAAGCGCGGCAATGTCGCCACCGTGTCGCACCCCAAATACTGGCCGCCCGCCGCGTGGGCCGCGCTGGCGGCGGCGGTCTGGCAACGCCTGCCGCAGGCCCGCATCGTGCTGTGCGGATCGCCCGCCGAACACGGCGTACTGGACGAGATCGCGGCCGCTGCCGGTCGCGACCCGCGCCTGCACAACGCCGCCCGCGAACTGCCCGTGCCGCGCCTGCTGGCGTTGCTGGAACAGGCGCACAGCCTGGTGTCCGTGGATACCGGTCCGGCGCATGCGGCCGCGGCGCTGGGCTGTCCGCTGGTGGTGATGTTCGGCGCGGCATCGCCCGCGAAATGGCGCCCGATCGGCCCCGGCACGATCACGGTGCTGGGTGGCGAGCGGGGCGAGGCCAGTCGCGTGCGCGACATTCCCGCGGCCGACGTGATCGCCGCGTGGTCGGCGCTGCCGGACCGCGCACGCGACTGAGGCGCGGCGTCAGCCGGCCCGCGTACCGGCGGACTTGTCGATGCCGTACGGGGTCCAGGTGATGCGCTTGGCGCGGGTCTGCGCGCGGATGGCCAGATTGCGCTCGACCGATTCGCGCGTCTTGTAGCCGCGTGCATGGTCCAGGTGCACGCACACCGCGCGGTGGCGGATCTGCTTGCCGCGGATCCCGTTGTTCTCCAGCCGTTCGCCGAGTTCGCGATCGGGGCCGCCGTACTTCATGCGCTCGTCGTAGCCGTTGATCGCCAGCAGGTCCGCCTTCCAGACCGACGAGTTGCAGTTGTTGAACGTCGGCCGCGCGGTGGTGATCGCATCCAGCCATCGGCCACTCGCCTTGCCCGCGCCCAGCTTCAGCGTGTTCGACAGGCCCAGGCGATCCTGTGCACGCAGCCAGTCGCGGTCGAAGCAGCGGCCGTCGCGGATGTCGTCGGCGGAGATCGCCTTGCTGAGCTTCATGCTGAGCTTGCAGTAGCCGCCCGACAGGAAGCGTCCGGGTTCGGCCTGTTCCGCATGCACCTGCACGAAATCGCGGCGCGGAATGCAGTCGCCGTCGGTGAACAGGAGATAGTCGTGCCGCGCCTGCAGGATGGCGGCATTGAGGATCTCCTGCCGGCGATAGCCGTCGTCCTCGTGCCACACGTGCCGCAGTGGGACCGGGTAGTCGGCGGCGAAACGCTCCACCAGCGCGCGGGTGGAATCGCGCGAGCCGTCATCGGCGACGATCAGTTCGAAATCGCGGAAGGTCTGGAAGCGATATCCCAGCAGCACCTTCTCCAGCCATTCCTCGGCGTTGTACGTGCTGGCGATGACGGTGATCTTCATGGCGGCGTGCCCCCTTCGCAGCGTTCGCATACGGGATTGTGCCGTCAATGGATGACGTCCGGAAGACGATGCAACCGCACTAGCGGCCGGGCAGGCCCCAGTACCCCAGCTCGCGGCGGATCTGAAGGCCACGCAGCAGGCTGCCCGCCGGCTTGCGCCGCAGCGGACCGAGTCGCCCGTCGATCAGGGCGTCGGTCGCCGCGATCACGCGTCGCGAGGACAGTCCATCGCGACGCGGATGGATATCGTCGGCGTACGCCGCCAGCGCATCGCGCAACGCCGCCGGCGGATCGAACGCCTGCCGCAGCATCGCGCCCAAGTCCTCGGGCGCCTCGAATTCCAGCATGTGCGGCTTCGGCGCGCGGTTCCGGAACGTCACCACCGGCTTGCGCTGCACCACGAACTCGCTGACCACGGACGTGGTGTCGGCGACCAGCACGTCGGCGGCGCGCTGCGCACTGACCAGATCGACCGGATCGACGAACGCCGCGTTCGGTCCGCACAGGCGACGGTAACGGACGAACCATGCCTCCGGGCATTTCGGATGCAGGGTCAGCAGCCAGAACCGGTCGCCCCGCTCGACCTCGGCGGCGATCGCATCGAACAGGTGCGGCGCCGCGCTCAGCCGTTCGGTGAAGGTGGAGGCGAACATGACGACGGGGCGGCCACGGGCTTCGGCCCGCCATGCGTCGGCCAAGGGATCGGCGCCCCTGAACAGCGGATCGAGCTTCGGCCAACCGGTCTCGACCACCTTGAAGTGGCCCTCGCGCGCGGCCAGCGCCGCGAACGGCGCGGTCGTCGCCGGCCCCTGGGTGCAGTACAGGTCGAACAGGCCGCGCACGCGGAAATGGCCGCGTGCCGAGTCGCGCTTTTCCACGTTGAAGCCGTGGAACAGCTGCACTTTCGCGCCGGACACGAAGGTCGGCACCCAGTTGGCGGCGCTGAACACCGCCTGCGGGCGCAGCGCGACCGCCGCGCGCGCATCGGCGACGGTGCGTACGTCGCCGCGCAGCGCCGCACCGCGCGCGCCATCCACCAGCCAGGCATGTACGCCATGTCCGGCGTCTTGCAGCGCATCGGCGAGCGGCTGCAAGATGGGCAGCGCATAGCGCTCCGTCCCGAACATCAGGTACTCCGCCATCGACGTGTCCTCAACCCACCGGCCTGCGATCTCGGCCTGCATTATCGCGTTCAACGAGGCCGACCGCATCGGGGATTGCGTGGCGTCGCTGGCGTTCTGCGACGAGATCGTGGTGGTGGACTCGTATTCGACCGATGCGACGGTCGCCATCGCGCAGGCAGCGGGCGCACGCGTGCTGCAGCGGCCGTTCGACGGCTTCCGCAGCCAGAAGCAGTTCGCGGTCGAACAGGCCCGCCACGACTGGGTGCTGTGCCTGGACGCGGACGAGCGCATCGGCGAGACGCTGCGGGCATCGATCCTGGCGGCGCAGGCGGCAGGCTTCGACGACGCGGCCGGCTTCCGGTTCGCGCGGCTGTCGGACTATTTCGGCCGTTTCCTGCGCCACGGCAATGCGTACCCGGACCGCGTACTGCGGCTGTTCGACCGGAGGCGTGGCGGTTGGCGCGGCAAGCGCGAGGTACACGAGGCCGCGTCGGTGGACGGCCCGGTACGGACCTTGGCCGGCGACCTGATCCACTACCCCTACCGCTCGCTGGAACAGCAGTTGGCCAAGACGCAGCGCTATGCGCGGATGATGGCCGAGTACGACTTCGCGCGCGGGCGGCGCGCGACGCTGACCGCGCTGGTGCTGTCGCCCGCCTGGCGGTTCTGGCGCGGCTACCTGCTGCGCGGCGGCTTCCGCGACGGCTGGCATGGACTGGTCTACGCCTACGTGCGCGCGAACTACGTCCGGCAGAAGGCGATCATGCTGTGGATGCTGCAGCATGGCCTGCCCGTCTCCACGCCACCGCAGGACTGACGCCCGATGTGCGGCATCGCCGGCGCCATCGCGCCTTCCGGACGCTACGACGAACACGCGCTGCATGGCCTGGGCAGGACGATGGGCGCGGCCATCGCGCATCGCGGGCCCGACGATGCCGGCACCTGGGTCGACGCGGACGCGGGCCTGGTCCTCGCGCACCGGCGGTTGTCGATCATCGACCTGAGCCCGGAAGGCCATCAGCCGATGGTGTCGGACGATGGACGCTGGGTGATCGCCTTCAACGGCGAGATCTACAACCATGGCGAATTGCGCCGCGAGCTGGCTGCCGGAGGACAGGTCTTCCGCGGCCACTCGGACACCGAAGTCCTGCTCGCCGCGATCGCCCGGTGGGGTGTCGACGCGGCGCTGGCCCGAGGCAACGGCATGCTCGCCCTGGCCGCCTGGGACCGGCACTCGCGAACGCTCTGGCTGGCGCGCGACCGCGTGGGCAAGAAGCCGCTCCATTACGGCTGGACCGGCGACGGCACGTTCCTGTTCGGCAGCGAACTGGCGGCGCTGCGCGCGTGCCCGTCGCTGCAGGCCGAGACCGATCCGGATGCGCTGGCACTGCTGCTGCGGCTGGATTACATCCCGGCGCCGCACTGCATCCTCAAAGGCATCCGCAAACTGCCGGCAGGGGCGCTGGTGCGACTCGACGGGGCGCACGTGGCGACGCGCACGCTGCCCGATGCGCTTCGCTGGTGGGATGCGCGGGCACGACAGGACGCGGCGATTCGCGAAGGATTCGATGGCGACGACGCATCGGCGCTGGAGGCGCTGGACGGCCTGCTGCGCGATGCCGTGGCGCTGCGCATGGAGGCGGACGTGCCCCTGGGCGCGTTCCTGTCCGGCGGCACCGATTCCTCGCTGGTCACCGCGCTGATGCAGGCGCAGGCGACCCGTCCGGTACGCAGTTTCTCGATCGGCTTCGACAATGCCGTGCACGACGAGAGCGCCCATGCCGCCGCCGTGGCACGCCAGCTGGGCACCGACCATACCGAGTTGCGGGCCGACGGACGTGCGGCGCTGGATCTCGTTCCCACCATCGCACGCATCTACGACGAGCCGTTCGCCGATTCCTCGCAACTGCCGACCGCCCTGCTGTGCCGGTTGGCGCGGCAGCACGTCACGGTGGCGCTGTCGGGCGACGGCGGCGACGAACTGTTCTTCGGCTACGGCCGCTACCTGCGCGCGCTGCGCAACGATGCGCGCCTGGAACGCCTGCCGCGACGCCTCCTCGCGCGACTGGCCGGCGAGCCCGGCGAACGCGCGCGGCTGGGTGGCCTGCCGGCGCTGCGTGCCGAACTCGCCACGCGCGACCTGCAGCACGTGGCGCGCCATCGCATCAGCCGTTGGCGACATCCGGAACGCGTCGTCGATGGCGCGCAGCGGCGCGCCACCGCCTACGACGACCCCGCCGCGCTGCTCCGGCACGGCACGCCGGCCGACCAGTTGATGGCGATGGACTTCGCCTGTTACCTGCCCGAAGACATCCTCACCAAGGTCGATCGCGCCAGCATGGCCGTCGCATTGGAAGCGCGCGCGCCGCTGCTGGACTGGCGCGTGGTGGAATTCGCCTGGTCGCTGCCGCTGTCGATGAAGTACCGCGAGGGCGAGCTCAAGTACCTGCCGAAAAAGCTGCTGTCGCGGTATCTGCCCGAGCCGCTGGTGTACCGCGGCAAATCCGGCTTCGGCGCCCCGGTCGGCGACTGGCTGCGCGGCCCCTTGCGGGAGTGGGCCGAGGCGCAGCTGGACCAGCGTCGCCTACGCGAGGAGGGTCATTTCGATCCGGCCGCCATCCGCGCGGTCTGGTCGGACTTCCTCAGGGGCCAGCGCAAGTGGCACACCCACCTGTGGAGCGTGCTGATGTTCCAGGCGTGGCGGGACGCGTGGCAGGGGTCTGGCATGCCGCGGGCACGGCATCCATGACCGTGCAGACGCCGGCCGAGGCACGCAGGGGTGTCGCCTCAGGCCTGCGCCGACTGCACGTCCACGGGGCCGGTGCTCCAGTCGTCCTTGCGCTCGGGGGCGGCACGACTGTCCGGTGAACCGGCCAGGCTGCGGACCGCGTCCACGAGGCGTGACCGGAAGGCCAGATCGTTGGCCAGGAAGAAACGCCGGGCCTCCTCGCGCAGTCGCGCACACTCCCCGTCGCTCAGCGCAAGCGCCGTGGCGACGGCCGTCTCCAGCGCTTCCGACTCGACCAGATAACGCACCGCCAATTGCTGCGTTCCCGTGCGCGCATGCGGCATCAGGATGCCCCGCTCGCGGGTCACCAGTTCGTTCATCGGTTCGGCATCGGTCGTCAGCACGATCGCGCCCACACTGAGCGCCTCGACGATGTAATGGCCGAAACCCTCGGTTTCCGAAGGACACACGTGGAACAGGTTGGCGTTCTGGATCTCGCGCAGTTCCGCGTCGTCGAGATAGTCCACGCGATGGACGATGTTCGCCGCCCGCGGCCGGAATTCCGCCATGCGCGGATGCTGCAC includes the following:
- a CDS encoding PH domain-containing protein; this translates as MDDALPSAPPDERRLHPWSWLFVLLQQLKQFIFPLVALVVFGARRSSGDGDLWASLAPVIGIVVLVVLAILQYFTYRYTIGRDGLTVREGLLHRSRREIPFPRIHNVVVHQSLLHRVFGVAEVKLESAGGAKPEAEMRVLGLREALALEDLVRHRSHDAAAPVAGQDRPERDAGTTLLSLSTGEVLRLGLISNRGMIVVAAGFGAAWQILPENMIEQFFRQGAKQAYGYAEGLHLGWLGGAAGGIALVGIALTLVRLLSVALALSQFHGFRLTEEPRRLMVERGLFARLRTSVARRRIQAWTLHEGVLHRLFKRRSLRIDTAVAEKSGQQDSRALKEVAPVATPEACDTLIGHLLPQVRWPREDWQGVHASARWRLWLPSLAWLLPVTALAAWHIGAWVWLPGLAWIMAAAYAARRQAQRMGWTLDDHLVAVRSGWWSRYWRFAEIDKLQALRLSRSPLDHRLRTATLWLDTAGASGLSAPLALRFVPEAEAVAVHERLTHALAQRRLRW
- a CDS encoding glycosyltransferase family 2 protein, yielding MTAPLPLSAVIITRNEADRLGRCLTSVQDVCREILVLDCGSDDGTVALARSHGARVEHQDWLGFAGQKNEAIRRATQPWLLLLDADEWLAEGSEARLRALFASGEVEQADVWRLKRCNWFLGRMLSGSERTERLVRPDHRYLPMRVHEKPDLAGKRVKDCDIVIEHNTARTLDAHRAKNARYARLWAEQRHADGKRCSALSPWTHAAAYWLKMYLLRGAWRDGRQGWWFHASHARAVIDKYRHLHALGKTP
- a CDS encoding glycosyltransferase family 9 protein, with the translated sequence MARPLIVRCGALGDMVMLTPLIRLLHARYGQRVDVLTTGAWTPPLLAPMPEVGHVQLVTSRNTPYLLCPSQWKAVRWLRQRGRGPVYVCDTDAPTLRLLDRGDLHPDDIVQRRKDDDEENGTTRLWPDRWLRIGMRDPRHPYPTAQVEPSAYRFPCLRVTDQDRTDLAHWRARHGLEGTCVLFQPGNKRTHKRGNVATVSHPKYWPPAAWAALAAAVWQRLPQARIVLCGSPAEHGVLDEIAAAAGRDPRLHNAARELPVPRLLALLEQAHSLVSVDTGPAHAAAALGCPLVVMFGAASPAKWRPIGPGTITVLGGERGEASRVRDIPAADVIAAWSALPDRARD
- a CDS encoding glycosyltransferase family 2 protein, producing the protein MKITVIASTYNAEEWLEKVLLGYRFQTFRDFELIVADDGSRDSTRALVERFAADYPVPLRHVWHEDDGYRRQEILNAAILQARHDYLLFTDGDCIPRRDFVQVHAEQAEPGRFLSGGYCKLSMKLSKAISADDIRDGRCFDRDWLRAQDRLGLSNTLKLGAGKASGRWLDAITTARPTFNNCNSSVWKADLLAINGYDERMKYGGPDRELGERLENNGIRGKQIRHRAVCVHLDHARGYKTRESVERNLAIRAQTRAKRITWTPYGIDKSAGTRAG
- a CDS encoding CDP-glycerol glycerophosphotransferase family protein — protein: MAEYLMFGTERYALPILQPLADALQDAGHGVHAWLVDGARGAALRGDVRTVADARAAVALRPQAVFSAANWVPTFVSGAKVQLFHGFNVEKRDSARGHFRVRGLFDLYCTQGPATTAPFAALAAREGHFKVVETGWPKLDPLFRGADPLADAWRAEARGRPVVMFASTFTERLSAAPHLFDAIAAEVERGDRFWLLTLHPKCPEAWFVRYRRLCGPNAAFVDPVDLVSAQRAADVLVADTTSVVSEFVVQRKPVVTFRNRAPKPHMLEFEAPEDLGAMLRQAFDPPAALRDALAAYADDIHPRRDGLSSRRVIAATDALIDGRLGPLRRKPAGSLLRGLQIRRELGYWGLPGR
- a CDS encoding glycosyltransferase family 2 protein — its product is MSSTHRPAISACIIAFNEADRIGDCVASLAFCDEIVVVDSYSTDATVAIAQAAGARVLQRPFDGFRSQKQFAVEQARHDWVLCLDADERIGETLRASILAAQAAGFDDAAGFRFARLSDYFGRFLRHGNAYPDRVLRLFDRRRGGWRGKREVHEAASVDGPVRTLAGDLIHYPYRSLEQQLAKTQRYARMMAEYDFARGRRATLTALVLSPAWRFWRGYLLRGGFRDGWHGLVYAYVRANYVRQKAIMLWMLQHGLPVSTPPQD
- the asnB gene encoding asparagine synthase (glutamine-hydrolyzing), with the translated sequence MCGIAGAIAPSGRYDEHALHGLGRTMGAAIAHRGPDDAGTWVDADAGLVLAHRRLSIIDLSPEGHQPMVSDDGRWVIAFNGEIYNHGELRRELAAGGQVFRGHSDTEVLLAAIARWGVDAALARGNGMLALAAWDRHSRTLWLARDRVGKKPLHYGWTGDGTFLFGSELAALRACPSLQAETDPDALALLLRLDYIPAPHCILKGIRKLPAGALVRLDGAHVATRTLPDALRWWDARARQDAAIREGFDGDDASALEALDGLLRDAVALRMEADVPLGAFLSGGTDSSLVTALMQAQATRPVRSFSIGFDNAVHDESAHAAAVARQLGTDHTELRADGRAALDLVPTIARIYDEPFADSSQLPTALLCRLARQHVTVALSGDGGDELFFGYGRYLRALRNDARLERLPRRLLARLAGEPGERARLGGLPALRAELATRDLQHVARHRISRWRHPERVVDGAQRRATAYDDPAALLRHGTPADQLMAMDFACYLPEDILTKVDRASMAVALEARAPLLDWRVVEFAWSLPLSMKYREGELKYLPKKLLSRYLPEPLVYRGKSGFGAPVGDWLRGPLREWAEAQLDQRRLREEGHFDPAAIRAVWSDFLRGQRKWHTHLWSVLMFQAWRDAWQGSGMPRARHP